ATCGCCATCGCCGACACCGGCAAGGGCATGGGCAAAGAGGCCATGGAAAAGATCTTCGATCCCTTCTTCACCACCAAGAAAGTCGGCGAAGGGACCGGACTCGGGCTCACCATCAGCTACAGCATCATCGAGAAGCTGGGCGGGCACATCCGCGTGACCAGCGAGGAAGGCAAGGGCACCACCTTCCACATCACGCTGCCGCTGCACGCCTGAGCCTTGCTTTTGCAAGGGAAACGGCTTTTTTGAGACAAGATGGCTTCATGACGTGTTCCCTGCAATCGCCGCGCGCGACACATCCCGGGCAAGAACATCAAGGCGCGGCAGGGGAGGAACGGATGGGACTTCGCGTACTGGCCGTGGACGACGAGGCCGATTTCATCGAGACCCTGGTCAAGCGCTTCACCTATCGCCAGATCCCGGTCACCGCCGCCGCAAGCGGCGCGCAGGCCCTGGAACTGATGGAAAACCAGGACTTCGATGTGGTCATCCTCGACATGCGCATGCCGGGCATGGACGGGATGACGGTGCTTCGGGAAATAAAAAAGCGCCACCCCCTGGTCGAGGTCATCATCCTCACCGGCCATGCCTCGGTGGAAGCCGGCATGGAGGGGATGTCGCTCGGGGCCTACGATTACGTGCTCAAGCCCGTGGACTTCGGAGAGCTGCTGGAAAAAGCCCGCAAAGCCCATGAACGCAAAAAGCTCAACGAAGCCCGTTCCAATCAGGGCTGACCCGGGGGCGTTTCCGCCCCTTTGGCCCCATACCGTACTGGCTCCGGGGTTGGCCGGCGCGGCGGTGCTGGCCACCTTGGCCACGCCCCCGGCCGTGGACGTCGCCCTGGCCCTTTTCGCCGGCGCCGTGTGCATAAGTTCGGCCCTGGCCCTGGCCAGGCGCACCCGCCATCGCGAACACGAACTGCGCGAAATGAACCTGAGCCTGCTCCAGTCCCAAAAGCTCGCCTCCATCGGTGAACTTTCCTCGGGCATCGCCCACGAGATCAACAATCCGCTGGCCATCATCACCCAGGAGCTCGACCTGGCCCGGGAGCTTCTGGCCGGCGGGCCGTGCCTGGCCGAAACGGACCTGGACGACGCGCGCGACAGCCTGCGCGAAATCGCCAGCCAGGTGGACCGCTGCCGCCAGATCACCCACAAGCTGCTCAACTTCGCCCGCAAGATGGACCCCGTGCTCCAGGAGGAAGCCCTGGACCGGGTCATCGAGGACATGGCGATTTTGGTCGAGCGCGAAGCCCGGGGCCGGGACGTGGCCATCGTGCGCGACTACGCGTCCGATCTGCCCCCGGTGCGCACCGACGTGCCGCTTTTGCGCCAGGTGATCCTGAACCTCCTGACCAACGCCCTGCACGCCACGCCGAAAGGCGGCGCCATCACCCTTTCCACCCGGCGCAAAGGCAAATGGGCCGTCATCGCCGTGCGCGACACCGGCAGCGGCATTTCCCCGGCAAACATGGAAAAAATCTTCGACCCCTTCTTTACCACCAAACAGCCCGGCCAGGGCACGGGACTCGGCCTGTCGCTTTCCCACGGCATCGTGGCGCGCCTCGGCGGAACGCTCGCCGCCGTGAGCCCGCCCGGGGAAGGCGCGACCTTCACCGTGACCCTGCCCCTGTGACGCCACGCCCATAACCAAACGGAGCCCCCATGGCCGACCCCATCCGTGTGCTTATTGTGGACGACGAGGAACGCTTCCGCGAGACCCTCTCCAAGCTGCTCTCCCGCCACGGCTTCGCCGTGCGCGACGCCGGCGGCGGCGAAGCGGCGCTTAACCTCCTGGCCGAAGCCCCCTGCGACGTCATCGTGCTGGACGTGA
The sequence above is drawn from the Solidesulfovibrio fructosivorans JJ] genome and encodes:
- a CDS encoding response regulator translates to MGLRVLAVDDEADFIETLVKRFTYRQIPVTAAASGAQALELMENQDFDVVILDMRMPGMDGMTVLREIKKRHPLVEVIILTGHASVEAGMEGMSLGAYDYVLKPVDFGELLEKARKAHERKKLNEARSNQG
- a CDS encoding sensor histidine kinase, producing the protein MLATLATPPAVDVALALFAGAVCISSALALARRTRHREHELREMNLSLLQSQKLASIGELSSGIAHEINNPLAIITQELDLARELLAGGPCLAETDLDDARDSLREIASQVDRCRQITHKLLNFARKMDPVLQEEALDRVIEDMAILVEREARGRDVAIVRDYASDLPPVRTDVPLLRQVILNLLTNALHATPKGGAITLSTRRKGKWAVIAVRDTGSGISPANMEKIFDPFFTTKQPGQGTGLGLSLSHGIVARLGGTLAAVSPPGEGATFTVTLPL